The following DNA comes from Alosa alosa isolate M-15738 ecotype Scorff River chromosome 13, AALO_Geno_1.1, whole genome shotgun sequence.
ATCTACATCTATATCAGATCAAACTCCATCTCTGCATGGCATATTGTAGACATGAACTAGCATGCCCCCATCCCCCCAGGGTTTGGACACTGGTCACACTGCCAACTTATGTTTCTCAAGAAAAGTGTAATAAGCAGTCAAAGTCTCAGGACAGAATGGTGGAAGGAACTGCCAAACCGTGTGTTGATTattttggattggattggagGTATAATTTTAGCAGAGCATGAGAAAAAGGGACAACCATGTTTGTACTAAAACAGTTCAAACTTCAAGTAATACTGACTGTGAAATACCTCCCTGTAAATTTATCTTTGATGTCAATGATGAGGTTTGATCGGCATCATAGGATGTGACTTGCATCAGATCAAAAGTATAAATAAGCActgacagttttttttcttaggCTAAAATTTTGCAGAACGTTCCAATTTTCCTCCCCCTCCATAGTCATTGTGAATTCTGTGTGCACGTTCAACTTCTCAGAATCAGGCAACTTTTTCAACATATATGAAAGACGATTCATAAGAATTTCAGATTGGCCCCTAACCTGCTAAGCAGACCACACCCAAACGTTGAGGCCCTTATGGCAGCTTGTGTTTTTAAACCCTTAATGGCAAATCTGCAGCTCGGTTCCATGTTTCTGTCTGTCATGTGATCAAGCATAAGGACCTATATGGTTATTTTTGGATCATTGGTGTAGTATTAGGTGCAGTATTACTCCTTTTGACCCAAACATTGGACATGGCCTGCTTGGCAGGTGAGGAGTTAATCTAAACAAACTAATATTCTTATATAAAAACTGCATTATGGTTAATTTTGGAGACCATGTGTTTCCAACTATTGCATGAAAAAAAACCATTCTTAAACACATCACCGGTTCAGGGCACTTCCTTCTCTGCaaacatctccatctccattccTCTTCACCAGAGATGAAGGACTTCAATAGGTAGCCCCCAAGGCCATGCTATGCGCACTAGACACTGGAGCCCAACTCTAACCAGTGATCACTAGAGACTATTGATGTTACAAGAACGTGTCCAAATGGCTCTCCGCTACACCCATAGCTGTGCATGTGAGCACAAGGCTTAAACTCAAAGTTGAGTGTCCATTTCCTCCAAGTGGTCCTGAAAATCTTTTTACATACTGCACCTCTGAATTTGACTGCAGCTTGTTCACACATCTCTCTCATCGGTGGAGTCTAAGCACACCTACATTCAATTGTTTTCCATGTGTACTGGAGTGGCTACTGCAAAGTGGCCAGAACACTATTTTCCCCTCAATTCTGGAAAACACATTAGTGAGATATGGGCTAATCTCGGGTTTGAATAGAGCGGAGTAATTTGGCAGAAAGAATGTAAAGATGGACTGGCACACCAAACACTGGTGGACTGttcagtgagtgtgtttgaaccCACTCATTCCATTTTAAGTGTAGTCAGGGAGTTAAAcagctttgtttttgtttttaaatatgaGTGTCACAAATGACAGGTTCCTGTGATACACCAAACACTATTGAAGTAGTTTCACTTGAAAAATGATAAACCTGAAAAATGATAAACCTACAAtagatattaaatatataatgaTAGCAAACGAAACAAAGTAAATTAGTATGAGAGACATTCATCGTTTCTTAATGACATAGATAGTACAGGCCTCAGCACCTGAAAGCCTTATTGACTGAAAGGTACTGACTGTCCCTgtacaggaagtgagtggacAGAGCACGGAATCCCCCTTGACAGAGTGGTGCTTGTGGGGCTGCTGCGGAAACACACAGCAGCCTTCCATCTCCGAGAGCAGAGCCGAGGTGTGCAGGCAGGCTGGCCAGCCGGGCTCGTTGTGTCTTATCTCGACTGAGATATGGTCAACAATGAGCGCTGCTGAGAGGAAACATGCACAGCTGTGCTATATACAAAAACCATCTGGCCTGGACGGCCCCATTTCCTGAGGAAAAGCAAAGCCGTCCATATATGGGGGTTTATGCAAGGCAGGGGACAGAGACGTCAGCCCAGTCCACCCACAGGGGTTCTGTCTACAGCCTGGGCTTCGCACACTGTCAACAGACTTGCATAACATACGAGTGAGCAAATGGTCAATATAGGTTTTGTTTGTAGTACAATTAATCTCCTCTGGGGACGGACTGTACGGAGAAAAAGCATACTTGGGGATAGAACAGACTTAGGAAAATGTATATTCTGggagaaatatatatttaaatatacagaaagacatggaaaaaaaaacacataggtATGAATGTACAAAGTATGTAGATGTGGATCTGAATAAGGACGTGGGACTGAGTTAGAACTGCATGTCCAGGTCGGACTGCTGATCACCACATGACCATCCAGAGCACACATACATGACACCAGttgtacagaaacacacacagcagaagttCAAGGTCACATTCAGTACACACTGCTCAGCAGATGTTTTCTTCTGAATTAACAGTAAGCAACTTTCTCGGAGTCCCTTTTTAAACCAGTTTTAAATAGATTAAATAGGCCGTTTAGGGGAGCAGCAAGGGGTCTTCTAAACAACCTATAATTATGTTTGGAGACAGCTGTATATGAAATCTATTTAAATATCAGTGATGGGTGACCAACTACAAACAAAATGTCTGGCTCAACTGTTTGGCCCTGTGAGACTGATGTGGTCTCATCTTCCAGGCAAAGCCCATATAGCATCATAACCTGTTCATCTGGGCCAAATCTCAACCATGGTGTGGCACAGCCCTTAAATGAGATTACTGTTCCAATTCATGAATGTATTCATTACATCAGTGTCCATATGTAATGTGAACCTATCAAATGAACAAGTATTACAACAAGCTAAGATACCTCCCAATGCCTACACAGTAAGGTAAAGGAGACAAACTTTGTTTTGATAAGCCTGAGGAACACTGGACACTGGCCTCTCTGTTGTTGTGGGCTTCGCCGTGGCTAGGGTGGAAGGCAAGGGTTCAgcctccccaccccctctcaCCTACAGGCTCCATGCTAAATTCCTCTTTCATGAATGTGAAAGAGTGGTTGATGCAGAAAGCAGAACCTGGCCTCTCCCATCACATACTCACTCCCACAAAGATAGTCAAGCACGCCACCaacccctctctcccactcactttccATTTGCTATGCTCATTAACgaatgaaagagaaatagaTTTTACAGGTGATATCACAGATGTTTATGACCATTCCTGGTCTTTTTCCCCGAACCAGGTGTCTAACTAACTGtctgaaaaagacaaaaactgtCTGAATAATACAATAATGGACAATGACAGTCATAACTTAATTATGTCACAGCCATACTGTTTTAAACTGTTTTAGTCATTTGTACGCAACAGTGTCAATGGTAGTGTAGGATTACAGAATATTTTTCCACAAATTTCCAATTATAGTTTTCTTCTGGCTGTCCACCTGGGTCTACTCAGACCTGTATGCTCTTGTGGGCCAGACGGTGGCTGATGTGCAATCTAATCACAGGCTCATGGTGTCACCTGTGCAGTCCTGTCCCAGTCCAGCAAGCCTGTTTATCACATCACTTGGAGCAACCAGCCACATCTAATGGCAATCCCAACCATTCTAAACCGTGAGGTGACCAATGAGTTCCTAAGATGTTCTGCAAGAACTGCAAGTAAGGAAGATCCACAAGCTTTCCAACCCCAAAAGTTAGACAAGGTCTGACAAAAAAATTCTGGTCAAAGAAAGTAGTTGTCCTTTTATATATGAAAACATTACATATGAAATGTTAACTCTGGGACAAAGTTTTACATATCCATCATTTTCCATCTGCCAAAGCCCTTCATTCAGTTTTACAGTTTGACCAACCCATATACTGTAATCCTGGGAAAGTCCTAAATAAACAGGCACTTACAACAAGTTTCAATGTTTAAATGATTCAATGATCAGCCAGTCCTGAAAGAcaaagcagtgtttcccatacattgacttatttgtggcggcccaccacaatatcaacattgaccaccacacaatgattttccaggttgtactaaattgtgcttaaatctggttagcatcataaccacactgtgcacatttgttaaaaaactgttgcattcaagttaattctgcaaaccaaccaccacaaatggaattcaattctctgggaaacactgcagtgtCCCCTAGCTTCCTTGTTTAGGCTTTATCCCAGACAGACACATGGGtgttggtgcgtgtgtgtgtgtgtgtgtgtgtgtgtgtgtgtttgggggagggggtggaacTGACGTCCCAGGGCTCAAAAAGCTGGATTTTTTTCATGTTATAACTAAATGTGAATTTGTTGACTAATTCAGTTGAAGTTAACATGCAAAAGTACCGGAAGCTCTCTAAATTCTCTCCAAAGACAGGcgagcacagaacacagtttaGCCCCATAAGTCATGTTGCTGGCTACATTAACTACACAACACATAGCCCCATAAGTCATGTTGCTGGCTACATTAACTACACAACACATAGCCCCATAAGTCATGTTGCTGGCTACATTAACTACACAACACAGTTTAGCCCCATAAGTCATGTTGCTGGCTACATTAACTATTGCAATGGTTCTCTCCATTATTCATGTTAGAAATAAACTGAGAGCAGCCAGCTAAATAAACTGTCAAATGATACCTTGGTCACACCCATAATCAAGGCTAAAAATACCATTTTGAAAATATGCCTATATTAAAATAACTACCCTGCATCAAGGTTAGACATCTATTCAATAACTGTAAGACTGATTAGGCTACAACCCAAATTCTGAGAAAGTTGGGggttttgtaaaatgtgaataaaataaTGTCACCTTATCTTTAATGAGCATAGTTCAAAGACAATATGCAAACCATGCAAATCATACTAAAGCAACTGTTTTGGGAAAGAGGATTGGATCCTGTGTTGGGAAAGAGAATTGGAATGTGGTGACCGTTCAAAAGTCATAACCACatcacatattattattactaggCTGGCAATAGACCTAATAAAAGGAAACAGTTCATTATTGACTTGTGTAATAACCATAGATTCATGTGTCCATTGATGTTGGCTCaattatttctttaaaaaaaatagctgtGTGTGATGAGGGATATGAGAGAGGGGCCCAGAGACATCACTTGTCTAGAGATCCCAGAgttgtgtgcttcatctctGGACAGAAATGAGAGTGCAGAGTACTTCACACATAGATGTGCCTGATCTGTAAATATGATCTGTAAAGTAGACAATAGCAACTACTGGAGGCTACTCTGTGAGTCATTTTCAACTGTTGAAGGTGTACTGGCCAATGCCCTGCATTGTTCACAAgctcaacacaacaacacaagctAAGTAACCACAGTAAAATGCTCACCAATCAGCCTACTACCAAATGCCAACCTAATGTTTGCTTGACAACAGCTTTCTGGACAATATTTTGGTTGAACTCAGTGGTGACTGACCTTtttgcaaaacaacaaaacagttgACACCAAACAATGGCATCATCTATTTTTACATCAAGAAAAAACAGCGCTTAGGTTTGGAGGTGAGAGATGTTATTCTTTGTGGTTGTTGGTATGGAGGCTTGGAAGACAGGGGTATGCTTTGTATCCAAGGGAAGAGAAGGATGCATGTGGAACTGACAACACGTGATGGTTCGGGAGTTTGCACAAGCACCAAGCAAGCAAGCAGAGACTGTGGTTTCTATGACATAATGGAGTTTGAAAATTGCCTTGTGAATGGTGAGTCATTCATTTTAGCCACATTAACCATAATACGCGGGTTGGCCATGGCACTACAGTTAGATCATGACCAGTGTCTCGTGACTACAATCAGGTTTCACAGAAACCACTCAAAATTAAATTTATTTGCAGGAGCGAGGAGGGGAGTCTGTTGATTCCATTAAACCCAGACGCTGGAATGCAACCTTTCTGGTAACGTTAACTCAAATGAAAGTTGGGCACTCAGTTACAAAGGCAAAAGCAGAGCTGTATCCATGTCTGTATTTTGGTATTcgtttgtgtattttgtataaAATAGACGTAGGCTACTTTACACTTCCacccacaaatagcctactcaCGAATCTGACATGTCTTTAGTCTTGTCTAATTTAACTTATAAACCAGCAGCATAATTGATCCAGTATGATttaatattttgtaatattTGTGCAGTATGATTTAATAATATATAACCATTCTGACATATAGGCTAATATTTCTTAAAAAACTTTAACCTATCCTATAACAAAGACACGAGCCATCAAGTCATTCAAGATAGCCTACCATAAAACAAAGGACATCAGGCAACCGTAAGCTTCAACAATACCTTACCTTTCCTCCCGTAAAATAGACCAGCGCGGAACAAACCAGGAGTATCCAAATATGCTTCATTATTAGTATAATCTCGGTCAGTGTGATGATGATAACCCTCACAGGTCTGTTTCACTTGATTAACTCAGTGGCTGCGCTTTCACAGAAAGTCCAAAATGAGTCTTCAAAATGTTTTAGCGCGCTTGCCTCGCTATCCAGTCTTATTCCTCACGACGTCCCTGTAACCTCCTGTACTTGAAAATTTGCCAAGCTCGCTGACGCTTCGCAATTTATATCAGACCGTGCGCATCGTTGATCGTCGGAAGCAGCAGTGAAAACACTGTGACACGGTAGATGCAGATATACGTGGTGAAGCAGAGGGAAAGGCTATGCTTTGATTGACAAGTACTTGGGCCATAAAGaagcagagggaggggggttaGGAAAGGATGCTCTGCTCTTCGTAAGCGTGTGTAAACTATCTGGGCAGCTAAGTTAACTAACAGGATAATTACTGTAGTTCTGGACACTGACAGCACTCGAGGCAACTCGAGGCTTGTTGAACAGAACAAGCATGACGATTTCATCAATTACGCATCGTCCATGTTGATAGGTAAAAAAGTTATTGAGATTAGACTACCCTCAGTTGGCTAACTAATTCGATAGTAGAGCAATACAATAGTAGACGTTTAGTGAACACCCCACGTTATATTATAAAATGCaaacattattattttatttatcttgTTTTGTAGATTTGTGATTTAGCCATCCAAAAACCCTCACATTTTATCTGGTCCCTTGGCTCCCCCTGGTGATCATTAGGCTACATTCAGTGCCTGAAATCCAACCCAATGAGCTGTGAACCACCATAACATGGGATTTATGCCCAACCAAATATTAGAAAGTAGTCAAACACCATCTTTAGAATAGATTCTTCTGTGACTTAAATTTTATTGTATAATACAACAGTCATAATATGATTAGAAGTATAATTTGATCAGTCTTATTCAAAACCAAACTTTCAAACTGCTTGGTATACACTGTGGTGGTTATAAAACAACTAAAGCATGTTTCAAACACCATCTTACACCCATGGTTACAAAAAATATCAAATGTGCAGGAACTGTGTGTCAGACTCAAGTATATAAGCGCAAAGGGAACATTAGGTCATCCTCTATTACGGTAATGTTTTAAAGAGGTATCTATCTTCAGCACTATATCAATATATCCAGTGTGCTGCGCTGGGGACAGCTCTCAGCTCCACAGGATGGTGGCATGGCAAGAGAATGTTATGTGCTTGTAtacttacagaaataaatacaaTTGAAACCACAAACCTACATTACCAAATGTAAATTTCAAATGTAAGCACAAAAGCTGAACTTCAATGACATGAATGCAAAACACTGTCAACATGATTCACCTTTCCATGAGTATCTGATTTGTGTTTTCATCGCcaacatcatcaacatcacCATCGCCATTCTCgacataatcatcatcatcatctgacTCCTCCTTTCACGTCTGTCCCTCTCAGGGAGGTGATGTGGCCCTTCTTCCATACTGGGGGGATCTACAAAGGAGAAGGGTGTCAATAGGCACGTGTTCCACAGCAGTTGAGATCAGCATGCCCTCCTCTGCTCCCCAGGGTCAGATGGCCCAGTGAGAGTGTTCTTAAGACAGGGGCTGAGGAACAGGTAATGAGGGGGCAAGCGTTCGCTGTTGCTCTTGCTTTCTATTCTAAGAGCCTGGGGATAATTACCTCCACTCTAGAGAATAAGGAAGGGTGAGCAACTATTTAACTTTGATagcttatttcatttattttcgtCAGAATAAAGATTTTAACATGCATATGGTGTGGACTTTGTCCATGTCATTGTACCTGACAAAGACATGCATAACATCTTTGCATGACCACTTCTCCTGTAAGTGATATGTTGTAGTTAATCACTTGTCAACTAGTGAAGCTGTTTGGCTTGCTAAATGTTGACTGTGTTAATAAATGACAGTGTTAATAAACGACTCAGCACAGTGAAGAAAACACATTCATGCAGATTTTCCAAATGTGTGTACAAACACCCCATGactaacactgcacacacagagtgacaaGTACTACTGATGGACCCCTACAGAACTGCTAGCTTTGTGCACAACGGGTATCGGTCAGACTGTGCCAATGTTTGGGTATGCAGGCTGAGACTAATTGtgctaattgtgtgtgtgtgtgcatattattgGTTATCCTCAGTGTCTGTTTTGCTCCATCTCCAGCATCATAGGGAGAAtgcaaatatggagacaaaGAGGTTGTGTTTGTCCTTAAGTGTTAAGTGTTATAAATGGAAGGACAGGTAAAAGTATGCAAGCCATGTAGACCTGTCTTCTTGTCAATGACTTTTCCCAAAGTATTTGgatcttgttttaatttttcatTGCTTGTCTTTTGGattcaaataaaatcatttaaaatatgtgtgtgtgtgtgtgtgtgtgtgtgtgtgcaagaatgTGTCTTACGCACAGGGGGTGGAGGGGATGGCTCCAGGTGTCGTCCCAGGAAGGAGAGCAGTCGTCTCCAAATCAGCCCGCTGCCCAAGAACATGATCCCTGTCACCATCCAGAAGACACGTGGGTCctgtagagacacacacacacacacacacaccaatggtcACTAGATGATGAGATACCATTGGAGACCTTTCATAGCATTTCAAAGTAAATTGAATTGGTACTCCAGGATACATTCTGTAAACAATGACTGTTTGTCAGAGGTACATATTGTACTAGTGGAGAGTACCACAACTCTATTCAGTTCAGCTCTAAGCTCATATACACCCTCAGGAGGAGAGCAGGGTAAGTACAAATGAGTCATCATCAAATGAGAACAAGTGTTTCTGTAGGGGTGCAACAATTAAGCAATACATCAATTAGTTGTCAACTATCCACCTTATTCGTAAAAACCTACTCCTGTTCGGTTTTCATCATGTGTCAGGCACTGTCTACCATCATAGTAAAATCAATATACGTAGCTTCGGCCAAAAATAGATAACCGGATTTCTGAACACAGAAGTGTCATGGTGACGCCCACTGTTGGCTCACGAATATCGTGGATTAAATTAATAGTCAACCATTTTGGTAATTGATTAATTGTTCCCGCACTGTCTGTATGGAACCCTTTTCAAACAATGAGAACAAAATATGAGCCCAAGACACTTAGgtctttcattcacacaaaattTCCACAGTTTTGATGTCTAATCTGTAGtagtagaaaaaaaaaggaaaaaaatgctTCGCTCTCTCCTACTGATGTTCTTTCATGCCGTGTATAGCCAACTGACCTCTTCTAAGTTGGACTGCAAGTTCATCCCAAAGGCCACACCAATTAGGCCAAACAAGGACAGGGAGAAGGTGCCCATCGTCAGCTGCAGGTTCAGCCGCATCATCACATTTCGGTGACTTGGACCATCAACAGAAAAATATTCATGAATCACACAAATCACATTTCATTTCAAGCATTTTATCACCACATACCATGTCTTGGTGTTGTGATAGTGGCTATTAGACTAGATTCTGAATAAATGAGATGCAAATAAGACACACATAGTGTATCTCAGCAGCTCATCACCAAAAGAAGGACGAAAACACATCACAACAGTTTTGCTGTAATAGCTAAGTTAACTCTCTAACGGTCAAAACTGTCTGAACAACTCAAATCTACCATTTCACCTTGACTTGAAACAGCAAAGGTGTCTCATGACCAGCACATAGCTAAACACGCAAATCATGTCACACTGCCACCATCTGGTGAAACAGCAAGAAATTAATTTTAACAGCCACTGGTGCAAAAGCCCATGTCTGTCTATATTATGTCTGCTAATGCCTGGCTAGATTATACTGATTTAAAACTTTCTCTCTCATGTATGTCTAGACTCACCTGTCGAGGTTGATGAAGATGACACTCTCAGAGTCATCAATCAGGCCTTTCAGCTCACGAGTCTTATTGCCCAGTTCCTCTGCCTGCATGTAGTAGTTCTCCAACAGCAGTTCCATCTCCTCTGCGTGGTCAATGCCCAGGCTGCTCTCCTCActgccagcacacacaaacacacatctactGTATATACCTATTCACTAAATCCTGTTTGAGTGACCATATAAGATACAGCACCCTCCACATTAATTGGCACCCCTGGAAAAGCTGACTGAAAACGGGTATGCCTGGAGTTCTTGAATACTACTGGGACTTTGTCTGGAATCATGTTCTATTGATTTCTATTGAGCTCTTTGGCAACACTCAAGGTGGGTTTGGCGTACGTAGAAGATTGACTATACTGAAAAGTACCCCATGCCTAATGATAAATATATCATTCTAGGGTCTTTGATATCGTGGGACTGTTTTTATTCCAAAGGTAATTAGGGTGCATTGTATCATGAACTACAAGATAAACCTGACAATTTCAATAAAAATCTCACTCAAAGCGGCTCATGATTTGATCATCCAGtaagtcaatgaaccaaaaTGTATGTCCAGATGCACACAAAAATAGCTTACGGAGCAGAAAATAAAGTGTCGTGCCATGACCATTTCAGTCCCCTGATCTGGACCCCATAGAAAAACAGGGAAGAGAAATGAGGACCTAGAAATCTAGGAATTATGTAAAGAGAAATGGTCCCTTGCTTTGTACAGTATTCTTCAACTCCATAGAAGAAGATTGTgagttttattggcaaagggccAAAGTTGGCAAAAATTGGCAAAAGTTggcaaaagtgtttttttttttaaatattaatttcttaaaggagaactccggtcgATTTCAACACGTAGGTCTGTTGTTTGTGGTCATGGAGTGCTGTCAGTATCAAGAACAACAGAGAAAATCAATGTTGCCTGTACCGAGTTATGCTCCTGTTCGCACCCAGGCGGCTGAAACGGGGCAGGCTTTAAACGTGCTTTTAGCATTTTAACACATTCGAGATGTCATTACAAGTGCCTAGCCATGTGAACTGATTCCTTCCGAGTGAACACAGTGAATATGACTGCTGTAGATGTGAAAGAAATGCATAAAAGTTGTGCTAATTCAGCCAACTTAAAGCCTGCACCATTTCAGCCGCCTAGGTGCGAACTCTACCAGGAACATAACTCAGTGTAGGTAACTATTTTTTTCTCCGTTTTTCTCGCTACTGACAGCACTCCGTGACCACAAACAACAGAGCTACGTGTTCAAATCGTCTGGAGTTCCCctttaacccatttactcctaaaatgcctgctaaaaacgcctatagaatcctatggcattctagactaaataaccttatttcctcagggttttttgaaaaaatactaagaattgtcaacgtctaccaaaatgtaatatctaagcctctgtagcacctagaaacatgaaataaaaagcatgcagcgctacgcagcaaccagcaggagattcaatgttgcgctatgcagcatccggcgggagatagaatgttgcATCGTGCAGCATCCggcgggagatagaatgttgcgtcgtgcagcatccggcgggagatagaatgttgcgtcgtgcagcatccggcgggagatagaatgttgcgtcGTGCAGCATCCGGCGGGAATGGGTTAAGGAGGCATTTTTGTTTCTCTGCATAAATTTGCCCCCTTCAAGGTTACATTGTTTTCACTGTGCAACCCGGATAAATGGCCAAACGATGAATTTTATACCCCTTTTTACTCAATTTTTtatcaggggtgccaataaatgCGAAGGGCGCTGTACATGGAGGTACTTCACTTACAACACACGGGGGTCTGTCCATTTGGTCAGGCACATCTCTTCGATGAGTTCATCTTCATCCAGGATTTTAAGCAGACTGTCCTTGAATACTTTGATGTCGGTCTCCAATTCTGAAAGACTGAACATGTTAAAAAGCAGGAGTTTGCTGTTGACACTTCCTAGTGCATCCGCTGGAAATTCGCTGCTCATGTAATTAGGGCCTGAGCACCAGATGTGCAGGCTGTATAAGccatattgtttttcttttagtcTATTATAGTCTTATTTAGTTGTTTATTGTATTCTAGTCTTTAAAGTCTTACTTTAGTCATATTTAATCTATTTTAGAGCCATAACAGATTTGACATCATTAAAACTCAGCTTCATTAATCTGAGACGTTGTGTCAATACCatgcacatataaacacatgtaAATCGGGAAGTCTTAATGAAGTATGAGTTTACATACTTACCCTTTGCTATTGAGCAGAAGCATGTGTAGCTTACTGCGGTCTGCAGACAAGATTTTTGGATCCATCAGAGACTCAAGAGAGTCTATAATCTGAGGCTGCATCTCATTCAGCCTGGCCTGCAAAATGTTCACCTATAGACCAGCCATCACAAATAAATGCCATGCCATAGTGCTTCAGA
Coding sequences within:
- the mrs2 gene encoding magnesium transporter MRS2 homolog, mitochondrial, which codes for MEAFMRFLCREGLRGAHHELNVLACSSCLPLRIVRGSRSPFSCPNAHHCTSATKCQGGHILSQQSTLLQKLHFNTVSCRFKVSEASLSSVAPVFVVMKFDKNGNVTTSEKKKTELYQELGLPARDLRFQHQTSINTRNNSIILQMESLKAIVTLDWLLVLDFRGTGLEKWLVLELGPQLAGDGTLVTYSLPFEFRALEAILQHRVNILQARLNEMQPQIIDSLESLMDPKILSADRSKLHMLLLNSKGLSELETDIKVFKDSLLKILDEDELIEEMCLTKWTDPRVFEESSLGIDHAEEMELLLENYYMQAEELGNKTRELKGLIDDSESVIFINLDSHRNVMMRLNLQLTMGTFSLSLFGLIGVAFGMNLQSNLEEDPRVFWMVTGIMFLGSGLIWRRLLSFLGRHLEPSPPPPIPPVWKKGHITSLRGTDVKGGVR